In Candidatus Vicinibacter proximus, the genomic stretch GGATTCCGGCTTTTTGCTTGCTTTGTTTTTTTGGACGGGAAGAAAAGCCGTTTAGTGTTTGATTTTCATCTTTATATTTTATCGGTTTTAATTGGCCAAATGAGTCAAGGACAAGAAACAGCATTAGAATAGTTACTGAAATTAATTTCACGATTTTCAAGATGTCTTTTACATTGAACATAACGCTTGTTCAAAATAAAAAAAAAATGAGTATTGTCAATTTTATCCTTAAAATAATGTCAGAATAAAGACAAATTTAGATGTAATAATAAGCCAATTAATTCAAATCCTTGCATTTCTAAATAAATAGAATTTTAAATCAGTTGTGAGGAAGTATATTTTGGACACCTATGGTGGCAATGTTTTTTTGCAACTATCAGGTTCTACCTTATTAGAGAGACTGCAAGTAGACTACTTACAAATTAAGTCATTGAGGTATTTATAAATCCCCCATAAGGTCTTCCATTTGCTATGTAAATCAGACAAGAAGTTACGAAATCTGTCAGGATTTAAAATTTGAATTATTAACAGGATGGAACTTGGCTTTTATAAAGCAAGTCAATAATCTAATAAACTAAAGTGTCAAATCATTCTACTTGATTCTTACCTAATTTTATTGAGTCTATCGAACAGTGATTGTGCTAAATTCAGGTGAGGCTAGGGTCCCGAATATTTGTTTAAAAATGATCTTTATATGCATTGTAAATTTTGGTAACAGTCCAACTTAAAGGTACTTTTTGACAAAATTCACTTGTGTTAGTAATCTTATGGATTTCTTGCAAACCAACAACTTGGGTTAGAATTTTTCCTAAATCTTAACTAAATCTAGTCCTGAAATTGCAAATCACTTAAAACTAATCAGGTTGTAAATAAAATTCAAAAGAAATTTCTTTTAAGATAAAAATTTTATTTATCTTTGAAAATTATAAATTTACCATTTGTAATAGTTTGAAAATTCAAATTGTACAAATGTAAAGGGGGCATATTGCGTACATTATACCCCGTAGAGTGAGTTTGTAATTTTGAATGTTTTTTAAGCCTTGGCATTTCAATTTTGAAAAGTTGAGTTTTTTTTGGAGTTGATGCAGACTTTTAGGGTGAAAGACGAAATAAAGTGCGGATATGCGTTAAAGATTAAAATTAAACCACTTGCCGCGTATTTTGAAAATTTGAATTAACCATGGAGGAATTGCAAGAAGAGCGACTGTAGAAGGCGGAATTTATAGTGAAGAAATAAATTGTTTTGGTAAAAATTGGTTTGGTTTTGATTTTTGACCTTGTTGAGCAAATATCCAGTGGTTTAGTTATTTTCGTAATAAAAAATCTAATATGGGGAACTTAATTTAAAATCCAATTGATTTATGAGTTATTATATGTTATTCTTGAATGTGCAAATAATCAAATCTGTATAAGTTTAAATAATTAGTCCGAAATGAAACATCTTTTGTTGCTACATATACTTGTTATTTTTAGTATTTACAATAATATTTTTTGCCAAAATCTGGTAATCATTCCAGATACTTTAAGTGGCAGTTTGATTAATCTGACTTTGGCTACTGGAATCAGAGAATTTTACAGTGGTAGTTTGACTAAAACATTAGGCTATAATGGTTCTTACCTTGGTAAAACTTTAATTTTATACAAAGGTCAAAAAGTAAAATTGAATGTATTTAATGGATTGCAAGAACCAACTTCTACTCATTGGCATGGTTTACATGTTGCACCTCATAATGATGGGTCACCTCATACTGTTATTGATCCAGGAACTTCATGGACTCCTGAGTTTACTGTAATGGATAAGGCAGGTACCTACTGGTATCACCCTCATTTACATGGAAGAACTCTAAAACAAGTGGTAAAAGGAGCTGCTGGTATGATTATTGTTAGGGATGAAGAAGAAGCCAATTTGGGTCTACCACGTACCTATGGGCTGGATGATATTCCTCTTATTTTCCAGTTTCAAACTTTTGACTTTGACAAGCAAATAGTAGAGAGTGATGCTGTAGACAATGCTATTTTAGTTAACGGAACCTTAAATGGCGAAATAGTTTGTCCGGCCCAAATGGTTAGGCTAAGATTGCTCAACGCTTCTAGCCATCGGATCTTCAGATTTGGTTTTGAGAATAATATGCCTTTCAGTCAAATTGCATCAGATGCGGGCTTACTTAATGTGCCTGTACAAATGACCAGGTTAAATCTTGGTTCGGGGGAACGAGCTGAAATAATTCTTGATTTGAGTGCACATCTGGGTAAGTCTATTAAATTGAAAACATTTGGCAATGAATTAAATGTAGGCTATCCCGGAGGACCAAATTTAATGGGGATGCAAGCAGGTCCACTGGATAATAAAACGAATGATATTCTTACAATAGTAGTTAGAGAGAAATTGGCAAATGCTATAACAACTATACCTCAACAACTTACGACTAACGAAATTTTGTCTCAAACAAATTCATCAAACCGGTCAATTAACTTTACTGCCCAACCTATGATGAGCATGGATAATTTTTATATTAACAATGCTAAATTTGATGCAGGTGTTATTAATTTTAAAACAAAACTTAATAATACAGAAATATGGACTATTTCCAATCAAACGATGATGGCACATCCATTTCATATTCATGGCAATCATTTTTACATATTATCTATTAACGGCCAACCACCACCCGAAAATATGAAAGGAAGAAAAGACGTTGTACTAGTGCCACCATTTAATGGGATTGTTAAGCTGATTACAATGTTCAAAGATTTTAGTGATGATATGATACCCTATATGTATCATTGTCATATCTTAAGTCATGAGGATAATGGAATGATGGGTCAATTTTTAGTCACTGATGTGCTTAGTAGGACAAATGAAGATAAGATAAACCAAAAAATTGGATTTGAAATTAGACCAAATCCTGCTTCTGAGATAATTTATTTAACCTCTAAAATTGAAACCGTGGCAAATGGGCATATTGTTGTTTTTAATAGCCAGGGTAAAATTGTTTATGACAAACCACATACTTTATTACCTGCAAAGATTATTAAAATAGACATAAATAATTGGGAAATAGGTAGTTATATTGTGTCCTTTAATTTCCAAAACCTAAAAGAAAGTATTGTGTTTATAAAGAAGTGAAAGATGTTATTTAGAATATGTGCCTAATTACTATATTATAATGATATTTCACAATATTCAGTATTCACCTTACGTTGCAACTTAACAGGCAATATGATTTTTAGAATTTTACATATCTACTTGGCTTTTAATCTGCTACTTTCATCCGTAGGAATATTAGGCTTTGAGCATATTTGTCAAAAAAAGGGAACATCTGTAGCTTTTATTTTTAATTCCCAAAGTTGTTGTTCCAAGAAAATACAATCAGTCTGTTGTGTAACGGATTGCACTCAAGGAAAGGCACTTCCTGAATGCTCCTTTAAAAAGAAGCCATGTTGTGAAGATAGAACACTCTTCAATAAACTTAAAGAAAATGCAATAACTCTAGCAAAGGTCAACTTATGTAAAGTTAAAATTCTTATTTTTAACGTTTCTGAAAGGCCCAATCCGCATAGAAATAGCTATATCGAATTAAAAATAAAAACTTTCAAATTTTATCTCCTTAATTCACTATTTCTCCCCTTGTCTGATCTAAGAGTCCTGTATATGTCTTTTCTTTGTTAGACTCTCTTATTCAACTGTGTCTGCTGATTTTTATATTGTTTACAATTTATTGTTGTATTGTATCACAATAAATTGGCGTAAACGCCTAATTGTACCTCTACCTTTTTTAAGTATTGTTTTATAAGTTTAAATGATAGGTTTATCAATAATGATATTATCATGGTTTTAAACTTAAAAAGTTAACTGACTTAATTAAGATTCAGATAAAGGCTACTTAAGATTGATGGTATATACAGCTTATCTGACCTAAAAAAGACAGGTAGAAAATTAGTATTGAATACTAAATAAACATTACTATAACTAGTGGTATAAGTTAAGATATGACTTCTACTGCTTAGATTTTTCTAACGTTAATAAGAGTTAATATTTCACTTTTAAAAATTAATCTAAATGAATATTGTAATTAAAAGTATAATAGTAGTTTTCTTCACACTATTTACTACTCAAATAGGTACTGCGCAAATTGAAAATTTTCAAATATTATTGTTCAAAGTTCACGGCAATTGTGGCATGTGCAAAAAGACTATTGAAAAAGCAGGAAATGTAAAAGGGGTCTCCAAAACTGAGTGGAATGTTGAAACTAAAGTGGCAACAATAACCATTGACACTACCAAAATTAGTTTTGGTGAAATTTTACAACGGATCGCAAATGCAGGTTATGACAATGATAAATTCCGGGCACCAGACGCTATTTATGGAAAACTTCCTGCTTGTTGCCAATATCCCAGGTTGTCAAAAAATGAATGAATTTGTTTGAAAATATTCATGGGTATACTATACATTTTACCTTTATTTTTCCTGTTGCAGATTGATGTATTACTTACAAATTTAATTGCCATTTTTCTCTTACAATTAAAATTAATACAAATTGAATTTTTGTGTTCATTATGTAAATTGGGAAGAGGAAAGATCCTTAGAAGTAAAGTTTCTTGCCATTTTTTCTTACCAATAAGTAGCGGAAAATTAATTGAGACATTAGGCGCTCAGGGAAATTGAATAGGAAGAAAAATGGTGAATGTGGAAAATACATCTAAATCAGTTACTGGAATGATTTATAGAGCAAGCATTGTAATTGGAGATGCAACACTCCAATGGTATTTTGAAATGTTTAAAAGACAGACCACTTATATGAAAATTGGATTGCCAAGATATCAATTATCACATTTGTATCTTCTTACTTTTTTGATAGTATTTAAGTCAGAATGTTTACTATTACTCAAACCTTCAATTAACAAGTCATGCGAGAGGTTATAAATCTAATTAATGCCGACGACAAAATATTTCGTCAAAGTAATGGTATTTCGATTCGTACTAACATAAAACATGTAAATATTGATCTTAATGAAGTCTTAAATTGTTTTTCACTAATGATTGATCAAAAGCAAACATTTATTTGGTCTGAAAGGCTTAAATCTCTTTTAACATATCTTTTTTTATTATTACCCATAAAATTCTGGAATTATTAAATTGTTCACCTGGTATAATTGCATAAGGAATGTAGACACTGAAATTGCAAAGGATAGATATCTGGCAGACATGCTACGTTTGATCTAAATAAAATATATTAATGAAAATTTTATAAATAAATCTATTATGAATAAATTAAAATTGCATGTAGTATTCAATTTAATATTAGCTGCAACATTATTGAGTTGTACTAAAATGAACGACTGCTGTCTTATATCAGCACGATTAGTCATTGAAAATTCATTATCATCACCTCTGGCTATTCCTATGGTAATGAATGCAACAAATGCTTCTTTTGCAGCGAAATCTAACATCGTGACTATTGGTGGGAACAAATTGAAAACCCTTTCTTATGGAAGTGGTGAAATATTAGGTCCGACCCTCACGATAAATCAAGGGGAAGAATTGAATATTGCATTTGAAAATCAGTTAACAGAGGCAACTAACATACATTGGCACGGTCTAGAGGTCCCTGCCGCGCAAGATGGATATCCTACCGATCTTATACAGGCAGGAAATTCATTTTCCTATAATTTTCGTATTACTAACAGGCCCGGTACATATTGGTATCATCCACACCCTGAAATGGCAACTGCAAGTCAGGCATATCAAGGATTAGCCGGTTTTTTTATTGTCACATCACCAGAAGAGCGAGCATTAAATTTACCTGGTGGAATCTATGACGTGCCATTAGTTATTCAAGATAAAAGATTGGCAGAAGGACTCAATTATAATCCTATTTCTGACGACCGGTCAATTGGTTTTTTTGGCGAATCAATTCTAGTCAATGGTACACCGAATCCAATGATGGAGGTAGAAACACAAACTTACAGACTCAGATTGTTAAATGGTTCTAATGCAAGAATATACAATTTTACTTTATCTAATGGGATGAAATTTAAGCTCATAGGAAGTGATGGCGGATTATTGGATGCTCCTGAGGAAGTATCAAATATCTTACTTTCACCCGGGGAGAGAGCAGAAGTACTAATAGGCTTTGGAAACTTGCCCATTGATTCTGAAATTTTTCTTGAGAGTGCAACTTTCGCAGGATCTGTTTCACAAGGTAGCCAAAGTTTTAAAATCATGAAATTTAAAATTACGAAAGTTGTTGACGACAATTTTATTGTTAAGCCATCATTAATGCAAATCCAAAAAATATCTGAATCATTGTCTGTTGCTTCCCGCAAATTTAATATTGGACACATGATGGCCCATGGTAATCATGGTGGGGTTAATCATCCGATAGATGGAAAGACTTTCAATCCAGGCCGAAGAGATGAGGTAGTCAAAAGTGGAAGTGTGGAAGTTTGGGAGTTTGACAATACAACAGGAACAGAAGTTCATCCGATGCATTTGCATGGACTTCAGTTTCAGGTTTTGAAAAGGACTGGAGGCAGAGGACAAATTCAGCCATGGGAGAAAGGATGGAAAGATACTGTGCTTGCCTTTCCAGGTGAAAAAGTAAGTATCATTATTCGTTTTCCTCAAAACAAGGGCAAATTTGTATTTCATTGCCATAATCTAGAACACTCTGATGCGGGAATGATGCTGAACTTTGAAATTCAATAACCATATTATTTTATATTTAAAATTATTTTAAAATGATTCAATTAAAATCTTTTATGTCGTTTCTTCTAATTGTCAGCTTGACTTTTACTTTCTGTAAAAAGGATGAGGAAACAGCCGTGGAAAATCTGACTGCAGAATGGAGCTCAACAGTAATTAAAATTGATGGAGTAGTGGCTCCATCGACAATTACAATTCTTTTGCATTTGCAGAGTACAAATCAGTATGAAATCTCTACAAATATTTCACCATTTACGCATCCTAAATCAGGTTCGTGGTCAGTGAATATAGCAGGTGACAAGTTGACCCTTGAGGGAAATGTCTGGACAATTCATCATCTTGATGGAAGCACAATGCGGATTTCGTCTGAGGTAGATGGTAGAGAAATCGAAATTGATTTTGCCAAATAATCAAGTTTTGCTGCCTAAAAAATTATTTTTTAGGCAGCAAATTAAATTGATAAATGCAACATTTTATAAGAAAAAATTAGATGAGCAAAAAAGAATTTTTAAAGAAAAGTGAAAATGTGAAATCTCATTGCTGCCAAATTGATATTTATATATTCTGTATTGATTCCATCTTAATTTTCAAAAATCTTAAAGGTGATACTTGTTGAATGATTACAGAAGCATTTATGTTTAAGAATATTAATATTAGAAATAAATAGTGTTGACTTTAAGTATTGAAAGGTCAGTCATGAATTCAAAAAGTGTACAAAACAAAGAAGGTAGTTAAGTAGAGTATAAATTTGATTGACTCAGAGCAAGTATGTAATATATAATAAAACTAGGTTCATAAAAATATCGGACTACAAAAGTGATAAAAGGTAAAATGAAGTGAATTTTAAACTAAAGACATAAGATAATGAATCGAAGCACCAAAAAAAATTGAAAAAATTGAGTTATCATTTAACATTGGAATTAAAGACTCAGAATAGATGCCAAGATTTGAAGCCAAATTCTGACGACACACTTTTTAATAATAATAATATAAATATTTTTAGAAATAGAAAAATTTGTATTATTGAAAATTATTTGATATCGTTTCTTTAAATTGATATTGATGATCCATTCCAACAATGGAGTTAAAATATATAGATCAAAAAAATGAAAAATAATAATAAAGTTCCATTTGTTCCTGCATTGGGTTATAGTTTTCTCAATTCATATTATGATTTAACTATAAAATTAACAATGCCGGAGAAAATATTCAGGACAAAACTAATTGAATATATTAATCCAATAGAGACTGACAATATTTTGGAGTTTGGATGCGGAACGGGTCAAAACTTAATTTATTTAAATTCTAAGGAACCGAAGGCCTTGGTATATGGTGTGGACATAGATTCTAATATTTTAAAAATTGCTGATTTAAAATTGCTAAAACTAAATATTTCAATACCATTGCTTTTATATGATGGAGTTAAATTACCATTTAGTGATAAATCCTTTGATAAAGTTTTTAGCTCTTTAGTTTTTCATCAGATAGATGCCGAAACTAAGATGCATTGTCTCAATGAATTGTATCGTGTACTAAAACCAAACGGCAAACTAGTCATTGGCGATTGGGGCATGCCAAAATCAAAATGGATGCGATTTTCATTTTTTGCAGTTCAATTATTGGATGGTTTCAAGACCACCAAAGATAATATAAACGGCTTAATGCCTCAATTCATTTCTGATGCTGGGTTCCAGAATGTTTCGGAAGTTGATTTCATCAATACAAACATTGGAACATACAGTTATTACTCAGCAGTTAAATCATCTAAACAATGAAAACATTTAATGCTTGTCTTACGATACCAGCTCAAAATTATTTAGCTCAGTAAAAAAAAATAAATTCAATGAAAATATTAATTCTGTTTTTTTCTCTTGCATTCACCTTTACAAGTACTTCTGTTAAGTCACAATTTTCAATAAGCGGAAATGTAACCTCTCAGTCGCTGTCCATTGTGAATGCACGTGTGACATTATTTAACACTGACACTTCATTTTTCAGAGAAGATAGAACCTTATCTTCAGGAAATTATCTTTTTTCAAATATCCCCACAGGTGCTTATACCCTCGGTGTTGCCAAACTAGATCATGAGTATTTTGATACGTTAATTTCACTGACCGCGTCGGTTGCAAATCTCCACATTACCTTATCCTCAGAATCAAATAAAGGGATGTGGGATGTAATTATGAACTCTCCAGAACGATTAGGTGGAACTGATTTAGGGATTTTGATGCCTAACGGAAACATTTATTATTGTCATGATACTGAAGACCCTTTCTATTTTGATCCAACGGCCAATGATACCATCTCAGTGGCAGGAGATACTGCTGTTCAAGGATGTGTTGGTCCAATATTATGCAATAATGGAGATTTATGGTTTTTTGGAGGAACTCTTCAAAATGTTTATGGACCTGGAACAAAGAAAGTCAAATCGTTTAACCCAAAGAATGCTAATTGGAAAATTCAAAAAAATATGTTTGATTATCGTTGGTATCCATCAGTTTCGCCTTTGCCTAATGGTAATATTTTAATTGCAGGTGGTGGAGGATTGAGTAATCCTTTACGTGTAAAAACATCTGAAGTTTACAATACACAAACAAGCACTTTTACACGCATAGATGATATTGCAATTGGAAATGAAGTTTCACCAATTCTGCCTTTACACAATGGCAAAACATTGATGACCCATCGCCCACCTCAGCTATTTGATCCAGTTACGAATGAATGGGATTTGGCAGGAGATTTTGTTCAAAGTAATCGCATGAGCAATGGTGATCATAGTGACCATGAGTTGGTTTTATTGTCAAACGGTAGTGTTTTGGCAATTGGATTCAAACCTTTCAATAACCCTCTCGGAACATTTGTTGAAATATATGATCCTTCATTAAATCAGTGGTCCTTGAAAAGCAGCATAAATCCGATTCGTTCACGTGCCAAAGCAGTAATTCTTCCTGATAAAAGAATTTTGGTGGCAAATGGTCAAAAGGAAGATGGCAGTAATCATACCCCTGTGAATCAATGGGGTTACATGAAACGAACTGATTTGTATAACTCAAATACAGATACTTGGAGGAATGTAGCAGATATGAATTATTTTCGTGAATATCATGCTATCATTACGTTGGTTCCAGATGGTAGATTAATTGCAGTGGGTGGCGAAGGACAGCCAGGTAATGAACCACCATTAAGCATTATTGAAGCATACAAACCTCCCTACTTGTTCAGAGGAGTACGTCCCGAAATTCATAACCTCAACAACACAGAATTTCCAAGAGGTGGCAAGATAAATTTTAATATTGCCAAAACTGACAGTATTACCGGTGTTCACTTGATGTCAAATGCAGTAAACACGCATTTTATGAATAGCAGCAGCAATCGATTTTTGGAACTTGCTTTTACGCAAAATGGCGGTAGCATTTCCGCATCTTTACCATCGGACAGTTTGTTGGTTCATGCCGGATTTTACATGCTCTTTGCTATGGTGGATGATATACCTTCTATGGCTAATATCATTCAGGTATTGGATAGCACCACCACAGTATTTACTGGTATGGAAGAGAATATAATTGAAAACACCTTAAGAATTTACCCCAATCCATTCGGTGAATTTATTTCAATTCAATCCACCATTCCGGTTGTAAAGGCAAAAATCACCAATATAACAGGAAGAGTGTTGCTGGCAATTGCTGCACAAAATATTCAACACATCAAAACTGAAAATTTAGACACCGGCTATTATTTATTGTCGGTGCAATTTGAAAACGGACAATCAACAACACGAAAAATAGTGAGGCATCAAAAATGAAATCAACATTTAATGCACGTAGAATTTTCAGAAAAATACTCCGATGGTTATTTTTAAAAAATTGCTGTCGCTAACCATTCAAGAAATGATAAAATTAATTACCTTATACTGCCTTTTTGCATCTGTCAACCTCATGGCACAGCAAATTCCCCCTTGTTGGTTTGATACCTACCAAAGGCAAAACCAAACCTTCATCCAATATGCCGAAAGCATTTTGCGTAATGCAATTAAATATCCTGTTAATCTAAATCGTACAGAAAACGCGATTAAATTAATTCCGGTGGTGGTTCATATTATTCATAACGGTGGAACAGAAAATATTTCCGACACTCAAGTTCAAAGTCAGATTGATGTATTGAATGAAGATTTCAAAAAATTGGCAGGAACTAACGGTGATGGAAATGGCGTTGACACCGAAATAGAATTTTGCCTCGCAAAAATGTCACCAGATGGAAATTGCACGAATGGTATTGTGCGGGTTCAATCCACTCTTACCAATCATCTTACCTATCAAAGAACCTTGCTTAAGCAATTAAGTTTTTGGGATAATACTCGTTACTTGAATATTTATGTGGTTAGATCCATAAATGGCGGCAGTGGAATTGCTGGCTACTCGTCTTTTCCGGGCGGTCCTGCAAGTGAAGATGGAATTGTTGTTCGCTACAATTACTTTGGAAGAACCGGAACCATAACAAACGGCACAAACGGCAGAACCACCACTCATGAAATTGCGCATTGGATGGGCTTGTATCACACTTTTAATAATGGTTGCGGCATCGACACTTGTACCGATGGCGATTATATATGTGATACACCACCTGCCGCAAATCCAAATTTTGGTTGCCCAATTGTAAACAGTTGCTCCAACGACTTTCCGGATGTAAACGACCAAATTGGTAACTACTGTGACTACTCCGATGATGGCTGCAAAAATATGTTTTCTGCCGGGCAAAAAGCAAAAATGGATGCAACCCTTAATACATTCAGAATGCAAATATGGAATTCTGCAAACATTACCTCAACCGGATGTGACTCCATTTTTAATCCGCCACCTACCTGTCCTCCTGTGGCTGATTTTACTACGCTCACTGAAAATATTTGTGTTGGTAGCAGCATTACATTTTACAATCGCTCACTGAATAATCCAACTGCATTTAACTGGAGCTTTCCGGGAGGAACACCTACTTCATCAACTGTTGCCAACCCTGTTGTTGTATATTCTTCGGCAGGTACTTATGATGTTAGTTTGATTGTTTCTGACGCCAAAGGTACCGATACATTGGTTTTGTTCAACTATGTCAATGTAACAACACCTTTAGTCGGATTGACATCATCATGGGGTGATGACTTTGAAAAAGGGATTTTCCCAAACAACGCATTAACCATTGACAATCCTGATGGAGGAATTTCCTGGGAGCGCACTACTGATGCATCTTTTGAAGGATTAGCATCTGCACGAATTCAAAATTTAATCAATACAAATTACGGTCAGTCTGATGCACTACAGCTTCCGCGTATTGATTGTACAACATTAGCTACACCAATAAAGCTTGGTTTCAAATGGGCGTATGCCCGTAGTGATGCTAATTATAGCGATGAACTCATTGTGCTTGTTTCCAGCGATTGTGGGACCACTTGGACGCAAAAATTTTACCGCACCGGAAATTCATTGGCATCAGGTCCTACCCAAAAAACTTTGTTTATTCCCACTAAATCTCAATGGAAGACTGCAAACATTGATCTTTCAAGTTACTCATCTTTCAGACATATTGACGTTAAAATTGTAAACGTGACCGATGGAGGAAATGCCCTTTACATCGATAGTTTAAAATTAGGTAATTTTGATTTTGGGACGCTCTCCAGTTCTATAATAGAAAGCAAAAAAATACCCAGTGTATTTATATTTCCAAATCCTGTAAATAATACCCTTATCGTAAGAATTGAAGATGACAAAGAGAAGAACTTTAGTGAAATTGAAATTGTTAATCTTCTCGGCAGTAAAATGTTACAATTTAGCAATCTTAACACATCTAATTTCTCAATTAATACAACTCAGCTTCCAACCGGTGTGTATATCCTTACTGCTAAATTTGGTAATAAATATTCTCAACTGAAATTTGTCAAAAAATGAATATGAAAAAATTAATCGTGATTATGTATTGTTGTATTGCTTTTATTATTTTTATTGCGAGTTCAACTTTAGTACAATCTCCCTGCGACAGCCCTTTAGTAGGTGGTCATACAGGAGCACCAGGAGAATACGGCTGTAATGGCTGTCATTCAGGAATCGTCAATACTGGCAAAGCAATTATTGATTTTAACATTGATGCAACCACCTATACTCCCGGACAAACCTATAAGGTTTTTGTCAGAATTCAGCATCCGAATTTTAATAAATCTGGTTTCTCGTGCCTTGCTTTAAAAAATACCAACAACACCACGATCGGTACATTTAATTTGATTGAGACTCAAAGAACGCGCATCTATTCAGATGGAAATAGAAATTACTTGAGTCATACACCTTGTGGGGCTGACAGTTTAGACAGTAATAGTTGGACTTTTAGTTGGACTGCGCCAAATACATATGTGGATACTATTACATTGTATATTGGCGCGTTAGTTGCCAATCATAATCACGCTACATCAGGCGATTTTAGCTATACGCGAAAACTTGTTCTGCCTTATCAGGCCGTAAATACTTTATCTGAAAATAGTAAATTTAAAGTGGGTATATTTCCAAATCCAATGTCAGATAAGCTTATTGTACAACCTACAGAAACAAATTCTACTTGCGATTTTCACATTATCACCCTTACTGGAAAATTAGTAATGAAGAAGAATAATTTTTCAGGAGGGGCGATTGATGTTTCACATTTATCGACTGGTACCTATTTAATTTATGTAAATTCTGGTAACAAATCTTTTTCATTTAAATTTATAAAACAATAGTCAATTATTTTAAACTTTAAAAACATATAATATGAAAAATCAAATGATTGCAATCGCAACAATTTTGTTAACAACTATTTTCATTGCTTC encodes the following:
- a CDS encoding T9SS type A sorting domain-containing protein — encoded protein: MIKLITLYCLFASVNLMAQQIPPCWFDTYQRQNQTFIQYAESILRNAIKYPVNLNRTENAIKLIPVVVHIIHNGGTENISDTQVQSQIDVLNEDFKKLAGTNGDGNGVDTEIEFCLAKMSPDGNCTNGIVRVQSTLTNHLTYQRTLLKQLSFWDNTRYLNIYVVRSINGGSGIAGYSSFPGGPASEDGIVVRYNYFGRTGTITNGTNGRTTTHEIAHWMGLYHTFNNGCGIDTCTDGDYICDTPPAANPNFGCPIVNSCSNDFPDVNDQIGNYCDYSDDGCKNMFSAGQKAKMDATLNTFRMQIWNSANITSTGCDSIFNPPPTCPPVADFTTLTENICVGSSITFYNRSLNNPTAFNWSFPGGTPTSSTVANPVVVYSSAGTYDVSLIVSDAKGTDTLVLFNYVNVTTPLVGLTSSWGDDFEKGIFPNNALTIDNPDGGISWERTTDASFEGLASARIQNLINTNYGQSDALQLPRIDCTTLATPIKLGFKWAYARSDANYSDELIVLVSSDCGTTWTQKFYRTGNSLASGPTQKTLFIPTKSQWKTANIDLSSYSSFRHIDVKIVNVTDGGNALYIDSLKLGNFDFGTLSSSIIESKKIPSVFIFPNPVNNTLIVRIEDDKEKNFSEIEIVNLLGSKMLQFSNLNTSNFSINTTQLPTGVYILTAKFGNKYSQLKFVKK
- a CDS encoding T9SS type A sorting domain-containing protein, with the protein product MKKLIVIMYCCIAFIIFIASSTLVQSPCDSPLVGGHTGAPGEYGCNGCHSGIVNTGKAIIDFNIDATTYTPGQTYKVFVRIQHPNFNKSGFSCLALKNTNNTTIGTFNLIETQRTRIYSDGNRNYLSHTPCGADSLDSNSWTFSWTAPNTYVDTITLYIGALVANHNHATSGDFSYTRKLVLPYQAVNTLSENSKFKVGIFPNPMSDKLIVQPTETNSTCDFHIITLTGKLVMKKNNFSGGAIDVSHLSTGTYLIYVNSGNKSFSFKFIKQ